CATCCACACTGATTTTCTGAAGACACTCAAGAGTTGGTGCAATAGGTTCGTATGTAGAACAGTGGTTCTTTATGCGTCGGCCATTATACCAAACATACATTACGCCAAAAATGAAACCGGCAATAAGTATAGTAGCCCAACCTCCATGAGCAAACTTAAACATATTTGCAATAAAGAAACTAGTCTCTACTGTGATGAAGAAGGAGGTTAACGGAATACTAACAAACAGAGGCACATTTTTGAACTGAAAATACATAAACAGCAGCAAGGTGGTCATCAGCATTGTGATAGTAATGGAAAGACCATAAGCAGCTTCCATATTAGATGATGAACCAAATGCCAATACAATAAGTGCACATAAAATCATAAGTACATAGTTTACCTGAGGGATAAACATCTGACCCTTGATTTCAGTAGGATACTTAATTCTGATGTTTGGCCACAAATCCAGTGAAATAGCTTCACTGATAATGGTGAAGGAGCCACTGATTAATGCCTGGCTGGCAATAATTGCAGCCAATGTAGCCATACCAACCCCAATGAAAGAGAACCAGCTTGGCATAATTGCAAAGAAAGGATTCATATCTGTTACAACCTGAGCCGGATGGGTAATGATCCATGCACCCTGTCCCAGATAGTTTAAAATCAATGTTGCCTTTACGTATACCCAGGATACACGAATGTTATGCAATCCACAGTGACCAAGGTCCGAATAAAGTGCTTCGGCACCGGTTGTACAAAGGAAAACAGCACCTAATATAATAAAGGCATTAGGAGAAGTGACCAATACTTTAATGGCATAAACCGGATTAAATGCCTTAATAATCATTGGATAATGAACGAAGGCCAGGAATCCTAAAATACCAATCATTGTGAACCACAGGAACATGATTCGTCCAAATGGTTTTCCCAGACGTGCGGTACCCAGAGGCTGGATAAGAAAAATAGCTATAATGATGGCCAGTGAAACCGGAATGGCCGGAATGGCCGGAACCAATACATTTAATCCTTCAATAGCGGAAAGCACTGTAATGGCCGGGGTAATAACACCATCGGCCAATAACGTGGCTGCTCCGATAGTGGCAATAACGTATGTCCACCTATATTTTTTACGAATTAAAGCAAACAAAGATAAAATGCCTCCCTCACCCTTGTTATCGGCGCGGAGAGTTACAATTACATATTTTACTGTTGTCTGCAATGTCAAAGTCCAGATTATACACGAGATAGCTCCGATAATATAATCAGGCGTTGAACGTAGCCCTACGGGTGCGCCATTAATAATGGCTTTCATTACATACAGAGGAGATGTTCCGATATCTCCGTAAACAATCCCGATAGCCATAAATATGCCCATAATTCCAAAGGGCACTTTGTGTTGTTGTTTCATCCTTTTATGTCCTTAAAATAAATCGCGCAAAAGTACGTAAAAATATCATCTGATTATGCAAAGTGATTGAATATTAATGGAAAAACCTATTGATTATAAGGAAATTCTTATAAATAAGTCTTTCCGTGGCGTTGATTGAACAGAAACAGAGCTTTTATTGGGCAAATTACCAACTCTTTATAACAAAGATAAAGGGAAAACAGTTTGTTTACAAGGGCGTTTTATTGGGCAAGAACGGAGAAAAACAAGAGAAAGCTTAAGCGTTATTTGCATCTTGTACAAAACAATCTATTCTTTTGTACAGAAGAATTAATTCTTTTGTACAAAAGAATGCAATCTTCTGTACAAGGAAACAAAAAAAGGAAAGGTTTCCCTCTCCTTTTTTTTACTATATTTTAAAAAGATAATTAGTCTGCCTTAAAAATTATTTTGTTGGCACCGGATGTAATCATGCAATTCTGCGGATTCTCTTTAGCAAAAGAATCAATGTGACGGATTCGCTTATCTTCCAGAATCTCATCTACAGCAATCAGGATACCAGTCTCTTCTACATCGCCAAAGCCATAATTAATGGCTGTTCCAAACATTTTCATTGTGGGAGAAAGGCTCATATAGGCATTCACCAGCGGAGGAATGTTATATCCCAGCTTGCGAACTTCTGCATTCAGGATTTTATAGTCTTCCTTGAAAGTATCTTTATCAAAGATGTTTGCCAGATCATTTTCATCCGACTCCATTTCCAACGGTTTCATTGGAGTTATAAGGTCATCTTTATCGCCAAAGTGCTTTTTAAGAAAGTAAAGAATCATATCCCGTCCATGACGATGAAAGCTAGGATACATAGTTACCTTTCCAAAGAAGTACTTTACAGTTGGCATTATTACCGTCAACGCTCCAAGACCGTCCCACAGATTATCCAAGGCAAACAGCCCTTTTGAACCTGCTCTGGTAGACTGATACTCGAGTGTAACAAACGAGCGTCCCAGTTCTATGGTAGTAGGAAGATATTCCTTGATAAACTTTTCAGAAAAGTTAAACATGTGAGATGTTGCAAGTATAGGATGTCCCTTTTCATCGAAGTTAACATCCGTTCCAAGTATATAGCGGTAACCTCCAAGTATCTCTTCAGCCTCGGGGTTCCATACAATTAATTGTTTATATGGG
This genomic interval from uncultured Bacteroides sp. contains the following:
- a CDS encoding KUP/HAK/KT family potassium transporter translates to MKQQHKVPFGIMGIFMAIGIVYGDIGTSPLYVMKAIINGAPVGLRSTPDYIIGAISCIIWTLTLQTTVKYVIVTLRADNKGEGGILSLFALIRKKYRWTYVIATIGAATLLADGVITPAITVLSAIEGLNVLVPAIPAIPVSLAIIIAIFLIQPLGTARLGKPFGRIMFLWFTMIGILGFLAFVHYPMIIKAFNPVYAIKVLVTSPNAFIILGAVFLCTTGAEALYSDLGHCGLHNIRVSWVYVKATLILNYLGQGAWIITHPAQVVTDMNPFFAIMPSWFSFIGVGMATLAAIIASQALISGSFTIISEAISLDLWPNIRIKYPTEIKGQMFIPQVNYVLMILCALIVLAFGSSSNMEAAYGLSITITMLMTTLLLFMYFQFKNVPLFVSIPLTSFFITVETSFFIANMFKFAHGGWATILIAGFIFGVMYVWYNGRRIKNHCSTYEPIAPTLECLQKISVDESIPKFATHLVYVTRAKYPTDMESKIYYSLVNKQPKRADTYWFVYLHRSDEPYHFKYDVTTYVPQKMFRLDIYSGFKQGAHMDKFVHLICKELEESGQVDLMSRYPSLRERNIEGDFRFVVVERIARNLDISPIRKTILLLYYLIKKCSTSDTQILDLDPSVVTLEYVPLKSMQ
- a CDS encoding GNAT family N-acetyltransferase, whose translation is MEDIIKPISKEILKAELTDDKRLRMTNKSNNYIYIITHQDSPNVMLEIGRLREIAFRAAGGGSGLSTDLDEYDTMENPYKQLIVWNPEAEEILGGYRYILGTDVNFDEKGHPILATSHMFNFSEKFIKEYLPTTIELGRSFVTLEYQSTRAGSKGLFALDNLWDGLGALTVIMPTVKYFFGKVTMYPSFHRHGRDMILYFLKKHFGDKDDLITPMKPLEMESDENDLANIFDKDTFKEDYKILNAEVRKLGYNIPPLVNAYMSLSPTMKMFGTAINYGFGDVEETGILIAVDEILEDKRIRHIDSFAKENPQNCMITSGANKIIFKAD